A single region of the Leptothrix cholodnii SP-6 genome encodes:
- the folD gene encoding bifunctional methylenetetrahydrofolate dehydrogenase/methenyltetrahydrofolate cyclohydrolase FolD: MAARIIDGKALSKQLRVGFRERVARLVEQGVQPGLAVILVGDSAASKVYVGNKIKACEECGVRSLHIALPADASEAEVLATIERLNADATIHGILVQLPLPAHIQVARVLEAISVHKDVDGFHLYNVGALVTGNSIFPPCTPYGVQLLLDTTGIDVAGQNVVVVGASNIVGKPMGLMLLQREATVTICHARTRDLGQHTILADILIVAAGKPGLIVPEMVKRGAIVIDVGINRLDDGRIVGDVCFDAVKEKASWITPVPGGVGPMTVTMLIENTLRSAERAFKAVDSDEFQDWEAPTVRSP, translated from the coding sequence ATGGCGGCTCGAATCATTGACGGCAAGGCGCTGTCCAAGCAGTTGCGGGTGGGCTTTCGCGAGCGGGTGGCGCGGCTGGTGGAGCAGGGCGTGCAGCCCGGCCTGGCGGTGATCCTGGTCGGCGACAGCGCGGCCTCGAAGGTCTATGTCGGCAACAAGATCAAGGCTTGCGAGGAGTGCGGCGTGCGCTCGCTGCACATCGCGCTGCCGGCCGATGCGAGCGAGGCCGAGGTGCTGGCCACGATCGAGCGGCTCAACGCCGACGCCACCATCCACGGCATCCTGGTGCAGCTGCCGCTGCCGGCGCACATCCAGGTCGCCCGGGTGCTGGAGGCGATCTCGGTGCACAAGGACGTCGACGGTTTCCACCTCTACAACGTCGGCGCGCTGGTCACCGGCAACAGCATCTTCCCGCCGTGCACGCCCTACGGCGTGCAGCTGCTGCTCGACACCACCGGCATCGACGTGGCCGGCCAGAACGTGGTGGTGGTGGGTGCCAGCAACATCGTCGGCAAGCCGATGGGCCTGATGCTGCTGCAGCGCGAGGCCACCGTGACGATCTGCCACGCCCGCACCCGCGACCTGGGGCAGCACACCATCCTGGCCGACATCCTGATCGTGGCGGCCGGCAAGCCCGGCCTGATCGTGCCCGAGATGGTCAAGCGCGGCGCGATCGTGATCGACGTCGGCATCAACCGGCTCGACGACGGGCGCATCGTCGGCGACGTGTGCTTCGACGCGGTCAAGGAGAAGGCCTCCTGGATCACGCCGGTGCCCGGCGGGGTCGGCCCGATGACGGTGACGATGCTGATCGAGAACACGCTGCGATCGGCCGAACGCGCCTTCAAGGCGGTCGACAGCGACGAATTCCAGGACTGGGAGGCACCGACCGTCAGGTCACCTTGA